Below is a window of Flammeovirga kamogawensis DNA.
CCTCCAGAAACTAAGGTGTAGTTATTTCCACTATCGGAAGTATACCAAATTCCTGCAGTTGCCGCTCCAATTAAAACAGCATTAGTGTTAGACGGGTTAATCCGAATAGACCTGGCTACGCCTACTCCTCCGTTATCTTGTGTGTTGTTCCAGTCTAAAAAGAGCTGAGACCATGGTGTACCATTTTGTGCTATAGCAAATGGTGAGATCGATAGTGCTAATAAGATAAGCACCATACGATTTGAAATTGAAAAGAAAGTTCTCATAAATGGTTGTTTATGGTTAATTATTGGTGAATAGTTATTTAAAAGTTTTTAGTATTTCAATAGTTATTTTCTTGTTATTGGCTGTTTGCTTACTCTTTACATTGCCAAACATAATCAATTCAGTAGAAGATTATTAACAAAGCGCACTGAATTATTAATAAATATTATTAATAAATATTAATAATTACAGTTATACACTACGTCTATTGATTATTAGGGTATTATCAACAAAAATCCCTCTTTTAAAGAAGAATGTTTTATAATTAAAAAAAGTAAACTCACTAAAAAAGGTATAGTAATCATTAGCATTGCCAATCAAAACTATACCTTAGTAATCATTAAAATTAATATTTCGTTCGTAAAGAACAGATAAAACTACGCTGGTTCGCAAACAGCTTCTGTAGCTACTTTTATACTTCTAAAATGCTCTTCTAATTCATTTTCTTTTCCTTCAACAAGTAAGTCTTTCGGAAACAAAGAACCTCCCATTCCAACACCAACAGCACCTGCTTTAAAAAATGCTTGAATATTAGATTTATCTACTCCACCTGTTGGCAATAACTTTATTTTATTTAATGGTGCTAAAACATCTTTAATGTAACCAACTCCAAACTGAGAGCAAGGAAATACTTTAACTGCTGAAGCTCCTAATGACCATGCTTTATAAATCTCTGTAGGCGTTAATGCACCAGGGAAAAGTGGTATGTTCAATTTTTTACACGCTGTAAAGATATCTTCGTTTACAATAGGTGTTACAATAAATTGAGCCCCAGCATCTACAGCTTTAAAAAAATCGTCTAAGTTACAAACTGTTCCTGCTCCAACATTTAGTTCAGGATAAACGTGACGCATCTCTTTTATAATCTTTGCGGCACCTTCAGTATTCATTGTAATCTCTACTGTTTTCAGTCCAGCTTTACTATAAATAGGCATTATTCTATGTATTGTTTCTATAGAAACACCTCTCATAATTCCGACTACAGGAGCTTCGTTAAAGGCATCCCAAGAAAAAACTTGCTTATTCATAACTCTCTAATACTTTTTTCTGCCCTATTAAAAGAGCCCTTTCTAGTAACTCTTCATCTAAGAAGTTCAATTGTTTTTTATCTTGAACAATTGCTTCTAAAGCATATTTATACAATAGCCCCAAAGTTCCATTTGCAGCAACGCTAATCATCTTATAAGATTCTTTTAAATAAGATAATTCTTCACCTATTAATAAACCACTTAGGTAATAATAGTTTTCTTGTTTTGCTGCACTTTCACTAATGTTTTCGGCACGTACTAAAAAGTTATTGTTCATCATATCATGTGCTCTTATAGAAAACAAAGAACTTGATAAATTTCCTTTAGTACCTGCTTCTACACCTTGTATAAATGCCGATTTGTATTCTTCTTTAAAAGGAGCTTTCTCTACAGAAGATGCTAAGATACTCTGTGTAGAAATGATGTCAAACATCTCTCCCGTCATATAAGTTTGAAAATCTGTGTATGTAGATTTATCATAGTTTATATGTTTGCTGTGTGTTCCTGGCAGTAATAATAAACCTTCTTGATCTATTGGTAAGAAGTCTGCCAAACCTACTGCTTGAATTTCTTCTCCACGCATTACATCTTTTTCTGTTTTTGCACCTGAAACCAATACAACAGAAAGATCTTTATTTAGAAGGATATGCTTACTGAAAAGGTTCTTTCCTTTGGCATCAAAAGGCATGGCAGAATAACCAAGCTCTTTTAAACCAATTGATGAAGAGGCCATTCCAGATGCTACCACAACATTTTTTTTTGATGATGGACTTATTCTCTCAATTTCTTGTGTTAAGTAATTAGAGAAAAATCTATCTTGATTTATACGATTTTGGGCTTTAAACTCTTGAAAAAGTGTTTTAACGCCCTTATCAGTTTTATGCTCATTCAATACTTCTAAAGTATCTGTCTTGATTAAACGAAGACGGAAATTAGATGTACCCCAATCACAACTGATAAATTTATCAGGTAAGGTCATTTAATTAATCGTTATGTTTATTTATATCTTTTTAGAAATACGCTTTAAAATCAGATAATCATCTAAAGCATATTT
It encodes the following:
- a CDS encoding bifunctional 4-hydroxy-2-oxoglutarate aldolase/2-dehydro-3-deoxy-phosphogluconate aldolase, with the translated sequence MNKQVFSWDAFNEAPVVGIMRGVSIETIHRIMPIYSKAGLKTVEITMNTEGAAKIIKEMRHVYPELNVGAGTVCNLDDFFKAVDAGAQFIVTPIVNEDIFTACKKLNIPLFPGALTPTEIYKAWSLGASAVKVFPCSQFGVGYIKDVLAPLNKIKLLPTGGVDKSNIQAFFKAGAVGVGMGGSLFPKDLLVEGKENELEEHFRSIKVATEAVCEPA
- a CDS encoding 2-dehydro-3-deoxygalactonokinase; amino-acid sequence: MTLPDKFISCDWGTSNFRLRLIKTDTLEVLNEHKTDKGVKTLFQEFKAQNRINQDRFFSNYLTQEIERISPSSKKNVVVASGMASSSIGLKELGYSAMPFDAKGKNLFSKHILLNKDLSVVLVSGAKTEKDVMRGEEIQAVGLADFLPIDQEGLLLLPGTHSKHINYDKSTYTDFQTYMTGEMFDIISTQSILASSVEKAPFKEEYKSAFIQGVEAGTKGNLSSSLFSIRAHDMMNNNFLVRAENISESAAKQENYYYLSGLLIGEELSYLKESYKMISVAANGTLGLLYKYALEAIVQDKKQLNFLDEELLERALLIGQKKVLESYE